One genomic window of Arachis stenosperma cultivar V10309 chromosome 10, arast.V10309.gnm1.PFL2, whole genome shotgun sequence includes the following:
- the LOC130956503 gene encoding uncharacterized protein LOC130956503, with translation MALDQIINLLCNETVSFFSVFSSDPLFHCIVIFYTLILLYLPHQYWRIVFSPVLILTGVLLLFILRLGVIQRSEEFQKERNHVEEVEEQESIAEEENRGNREEKQGKPIELVETNSNDRIKRNSEIEFESDVGFESKSYFEESFMEWNVKAPLEVIYEEYEGEEAEHHPNEKQEDTTIFRYPSLSRYYPESDSDSSSENGFPATGNWDSPENMSFTWDEEDREGLIEIALDGGGKKCGLEFNFEEENLIEIDISPTRQREFSDEDRHFSGEISCN, from the coding sequence ATGGCTCTTGATCAAATTATTAACTTGTTATGCAATGAAACTGTTTCttttttctctgttttctcTTCTGATCCTCTGTTTCATTGCATTGTCATCTTCTACACCTTGATTTTGCTATATTTGCCTCATCAATATTGGAGAATAGTTTTCTCACCTGTTCTGATTCTCACCGGCGTTCTATTACTCTTCATTCTCCGTCTCGGTGTAATTCAGAGAAGTGAAGAATTTCAGAAGGAAAGGAACCATGTTGaagaagttgaagaacaagaatCCATTGCTGAAGAAGAAAACAGGGGAAACAGAGAAGAGAAACAGGGGAAGCCAATTGAGCTTGTTGAAACGAATTCTAACGATCGGATCAAGAGAAATTCTGAAATTGAGTTCGAATCTGACGTGGGTTTCGAATCAAAGTCGTATTTTGAGGAGTCTTTCATGGAATGGAATGTGAAAGCGCCATTGGAGGTTATATATGAAGAGTATGAAGGTGAAGAAGCAGAGCATCATCCCAATGAAAAACAAGAAGACACAACTATCTTCAGGTACCCTTCTTTGTCGCGTTATTATCCTGAGTCTGACTCGGACAGCTCGTCGGAGAATGGTTTTCCGGCGACCGGAAATTGGGACTCGCCGGAGAATATGAGCTTCACTTGGGATGAAGAAGACAGAGAAGGACTAATAGAGATAGCTCTTGATGGTGGTGGTAAGAAGTGTGGGTTGGAGTTTAACTTTGAGGAAGAGAATTTGATTGAGATTGATATTTCTCCGACTCGGCAAAGAGAATTTTCCGATGAGGACAGGCACTTCTCCGGTGAGATTAGTTGCAACTAG
- the LOC130957930 gene encoding external alternative NAD(P)H-ubiquinone oxidoreductase B2, mitochondrial-like gives MTSFAFFQRLSKSFQDHPSHLKLILLCTTVTGGGLLAYSDAASSEVPVTEKKKVVVLGTGWAGTSFLKNLNNPRYEVQVVSPRNYFAFTPLLPSVTCGTVEARSIVEPVRNIAKKKEVDVLFSEAECVKIDAENRKIYCRSNINNNLNGKEEFVVDYDYLIIAVGANVNTFNTPGVVENCHFLKEVEDAQKIRRTVIDCFERANLPNLSEEEKKRILHFAIVGGGPTGVEFAASLHDFVNEDMIRLYPGIKDLVKITLLEAGDHILSMFDKRITAFAEDKFQRDGIDVKTGSMVVKVTDKEISTKELKNGGEIKTIPYGMAVWSTGIGTRPFIKDFMAQIGQASRRALATDEWLRVEGCNNVYALGDCATINQRKVMEDIAAIFKKADKNNSGTLTVKEFQEAMNDICERYPQLELYLKNNQMRNIADLLKEAKGDVKKESIELNIEELKTALSKVDSQMKFLPATAQVASQQGTYLAKCFNRMEECEKNPEGPLRFRGEGRHRFKPFRYKHLGQFAPLGGEQTAAQLPGDWVSIGHSSQWLWYSVYASKQVSWRTRALVVTDWTRRFIFGRDSSRI, from the exons ATGACGAGTTTCGCTTTCTTCCAGCGTCTTTCTAAATCCTTCCAAGACCATCCCTCGCATCTTAAGCTCATACTCCTCTGCACCACCGTAAC TGGTGGTGGCCTTTTGGCTTACAGTGATGCTGCTTCTTCTGAAGTGCCGGTTACCGAGAAGAAAAAGGTGGTGGTGCTGGGAACTGGTTGGGCGGGGACTAGCTTCTTGAAGAATCTAAACAATCCGAGATATGAGGTGCAGGTGGTTTCGCCGCGTAACTACTTTGCCTTCACTCCGCTGCTGCCTAGTGTAACGTGCGGGACCGTCGAAGCTCGAAGCATTGTTGAACCCGTTCGCAATATTGCTAAGAAG AAGGAAGTGGACGTTCTATTCAGTGAAGCAGAGTGTGTCAAGATTGATGctgaaaacagaaaaatatatTGTCGATCTAATATAAACAACAATTTGAATGGGAAAGAAGAATTTGTCGTGGACTATGACTATCTAATCATAGCCGTGGGAGCAAATGTCAACACATTTAATACTCCAGGAGTTGTGGAGAATTGCCATTTCTTGAAG GAGGTTGAAGATGCTCAGAAGATTAGAAGAACTGTTATTGACTGCTTTGAGAGGGCAAATTTACCCAATTTaagtgaagaagagaagaagcgAATTCTTCATTTTGCTATTGTTGGAGGTGGCCCAACTGGGGTAGAGTTTGCCGCCTCACTTCATGACTTTGTCAATGAGGATATGATCAGATTGTATCCGGGAATTAAAGATTTGGTTAAAATTACTCTTCTGGAGGCAGGGGATCATATATTGAGCAT GTTTGACAAAAGAATCACTGCTTTTGCTGAAGACAAGTTTCAAAGAGATGGAATTGATGTGAAAACAGGGTCCATGGTTGTGAAGGTAACCGATAAGGAGATTTCCACTAAAGAACTGAAAAATGGAGGAGAAATTAAGACAATTCCATATGGAATGGCTGTCTGGTCAACTGGCATTGGCACTCGTCCATTTATTAAAGATTTCATGGCACAAATTGGTCAG GCTAGCAGGCGTGCTTTAGCTACTGATGAATGGTTGAGAGTCGAGGGTTGCAACAATGTGTATGCACTCGGTGATTGTGCTACCATCAACCAGCGGAAAGTCATG GAAGATATTGCTGCGATCtttaagaaggctgacaaaaacaATTCAGGAACACTAACGGTGAAAGAATTTCAAGAGGCCATGAATGACATTTGCGAAAGATACCCTCAGCTGGAGTTGTATCTCAAGAATAACCAAATGCGCAACATCGCTGATCTATTGAAGGAAGCCAAAGGAGACGTTAAGAAAGAATCAATTGAACTCAATATCGAGGAACTCAAAACAGCACTCTCCAAAGTGGATTCCCAGATGAAATTCCTTCCTGCTACAGCTCAGGTTGCATCTCAGCAAGGCACTTACCTAGCCAAGTGTTTCAACCGGATGGAAGAGTGTGAAAAGAATCCAgagggtcctctcaggttcaggggaGAAGGTCGCCATCGCTTCAAACCCTTTAGGTACAAGCATTTGGGTCAATTCGCTCCATTGGGAGGAGAACAGACAGCTGCCCAGCTTCCCGGGGATTGGGTTTCAATTGGCCACAGCAGTCAATGGCTATGGTATTCTGTCTATGCAAG CAAGCAAGTAAGCTGGCGCACAAGGGCCTTGGTAGTTACAGACTGGACAAGACGGTTTATATTTGGAAGAGACTCAAGTCGCATATAG